The following coding sequences are from one Onychostoma macrolepis isolate SWU-2019 chromosome 24, ASM1243209v1, whole genome shotgun sequence window:
- the LOC131532861 gene encoding polymeric immunoglobulin receptor-like, protein MSSGGVFFFSHHVAHDRMSVVDNKTENVVTATLREAEVSDSGTYWCAVTLPGYDAATHLYLQVTEAEAELRVSSQSVSGYEGGNVTIRCHGASRWCKIRGSCVGRDGGSLERTAVHDDGDDLRVTLWQLQREDSGWYYCSNEDSQMPVHA, encoded by the exons ATGAGTTCTGGAGGCGTTTTCTTCTTCAGTCATCACGTAGCACACGACAGAATGTCTGTTGTGgataataaaacagaaaatgtggTTACGGCGACACTGAGAGAAGCTGAAGTGAGTGACTCCGGCACGTACTGGTGTGCTGTTACCTTACCTGGATACGATGCTGCCACACATCTTTACCTGCAGGTTACAGAAG CGGAAGCAGAGCTCCGTGTTTCCAGTCAGAGTGTGTCGGGTTATGAGGGTGGTAACGTCACCATCCGCTGTCACGGCGCTTCACGCTGGTGCAAGATCAGGGGATCCTGTGTTGGGAGAGATGGAGGATCTCTAGAGAgaactgcagtgcatgatgatggtgatgatctGAGAGTGACGCTGTGGCAGCTGCAGAGAGAGGACAGTGGATGGTACTACTGCTCTAATGAGGATTCACAGATGCCTGTTCATGCCTGA